The Devosia sp. MC521 genome has a segment encoding these proteins:
- a CDS encoding MFS transporter, whose product MIAPQHRIYASFFFFALTTGALMARLPDLQTQFGLSEGQLGLTMIGMAIGSLLSLTFGAPIIEKMGFRTTAFITVLGPSLLFATIPWLPSAPFMFAVLFLAGICSGALEINLNVEIDRLETQTGGRFMNRAHGFWSVGFFVTALFGAMIRQSGLTTNWHLLAIAIIVVAIAGWLIYGATNAPKPVRATDGDTHKFAFPTLGLLPLCLIGFAAFLVEGAGIDWSAIYMRDVFAVEPFVGGMSLTIFAFFMALVRLTADPVVARYGPRNVAMVMLAVASLGATLVWLAPNSELALLGFALMGAGCSSVYPLAVSAAAQRTDRPAAVNVAALGQVSFVVFFLAPPLLGFVAEFFGIRASYMVCLPLLIAGLWASSFALGGKHSSAKPAG is encoded by the coding sequence ATGATCGCTCCACAACACCGCATCTACGCCAGCTTCTTCTTCTTTGCGCTGACAACGGGCGCGCTGATGGCGCGCCTGCCAGACCTTCAAACCCAGTTTGGCCTTTCCGAGGGCCAGCTCGGCTTGACCATGATCGGCATGGCAATCGGCTCGCTCCTGTCCTTGACCTTTGGCGCGCCGATCATCGAGAAAATGGGCTTCCGCACCACGGCCTTCATCACGGTTTTGGGACCATCATTGCTGTTCGCAACCATTCCTTGGTTGCCCTCCGCACCCTTCATGTTTGCGGTTCTGTTCTTGGCCGGCATTTGTTCAGGCGCGTTGGAGATAAACCTCAACGTCGAAATCGACCGCCTCGAAACGCAAACCGGCGGGCGATTTATGAACCGGGCCCACGGCTTTTGGAGCGTCGGGTTTTTCGTCACCGCACTGTTTGGTGCGATGATCCGTCAATCGGGTCTCACCACCAATTGGCACCTGCTGGCGATTGCCATCATCGTTGTCGCCATTGCTGGCTGGTTGATCTACGGCGCAACAAACGCCCCAAAGCCGGTCCGCGCTACCGATGGCGACACCCACAAGTTCGCCTTCCCAACCCTTGGCCTGCTGCCCCTTTGCCTCATCGGCTTTGCCGCCTTCTTGGTTGAAGGCGCGGGCATCGATTGGTCGGCGATCTATATGCGCGACGTCTTTGCTGTTGAGCCATTCGTCGGCGGCATGAGCCTCACCATCTTCGCATTCTTTATGGCCCTCGTCCGCCTTACCGCTGACCCCGTCGTCGCGCGTTATGGTCCACGCAATGTCGCCATGGTCATGCTGGCAGTCGCAAGCCTTGGCGCAACTTTGGTTTGGCTCGCACCAAACTCCGAGCTCGCCCTTCTTGGCTTTGCGCTCATGGGTGCAGGCTGCTCGTCTGTTTATCCACTCGCTGTGTCCGCTGCCGCGCAGCGCACCGATCGTCCGGCGGCCGTCAACGTGGCGGCGCTTGGTCAGGTGAGCTTTGTGGTGTTCTTCCTCGCGCCGCCGCTGCTCGGCTTTGTTGCGGAATTCTTCGGCATTCGCGCCTCCTACATGGTCTGCCTACCGCTCCTCATTGCAGGTCTTTGGGCGTCGAGCTTTGCGCTCGGCGGCAAACACAGTTCTGCCAAACCGGCAGGGTAA
- a CDS encoding MFS transporter, giving the protein MRFGLSLPPQISVFGAFFVYSFCMGSMFPRLPDIRSAMNVAEGMLGLALIGSAVGTLISLTFAGPVIEKYGHKRVLLIAIPLLSVLYAASMWAQTPLAFFLLLVPVGLTIGAIEIIINIEADRVEHLIGRRIMNRAHGFWSLGFFAAGIVGATVAQTGLSPQLHLMLMVPVVLVATLLLLGQFKAAPHRQTSAESGPKFARPTMTIMALVGVCLSAMLMEGAGIDWSAIYMKDLFGVEPFWAGIAVAFVAGSQAATRFVADSFVERYSPVRVARVLLTILLIGTLIVFWAPSAIASYLGFALIGVGSSALFPLAMSAAAQQTDRPAAINVAALAQFSFTAFLLGPPLLGFIAEHWGIQWTFGVGLPLILISLLTSHVLAPKPVSTTVPR; this is encoded by the coding sequence ATGCGATTCGGCCTAAGCCTGCCGCCCCAGATTTCCGTCTTCGGGGCATTTTTTGTATATTCCTTTTGCATGGGCAGCATGTTTCCCCGACTGCCCGATATTCGCTCTGCCATGAATGTCGCTGAGGGCATGCTCGGCTTGGCCCTTATCGGCTCCGCTGTTGGCACGCTGATCTCACTGACCTTCGCAGGCCCGGTCATCGAAAAATATGGCCATAAGCGCGTGCTCTTGATCGCCATTCCCCTACTTTCGGTGCTCTACGCCGCCTCCATGTGGGCCCAGACACCACTGGCGTTCTTCTTGTTGCTCGTGCCGGTGGGCCTCACCATTGGCGCCATTGAGATTATCATCAATATCGAGGCCGATCGCGTCGAGCATCTGATCGGCCGTCGGATTATGAACCGCGCCCACGGCTTCTGGAGCCTTGGGTTCTTTGCCGCTGGCATTGTCGGAGCCACCGTTGCGCAAACCGGCCTATCGCCTCAGCTACATCTGATGCTGATGGTTCCCGTGGTGCTGGTCGCGACCTTGCTGCTCTTGGGTCAATTCAAGGCTGCTCCCCATCGCCAGACCAGCGCGGAGAGCGGACCAAAGTTTGCACGCCCGACGATGACCATTATGGCTCTGGTCGGCGTCTGCCTTTCGGCCATGCTGATGGAAGGCGCGGGCATTGATTGGTCTGCGATCTATATGAAGGACCTGTTTGGTGTTGAGCCGTTCTGGGCCGGCATAGCCGTTGCCTTTGTGGCGGGCAGCCAGGCTGCGACCCGTTTCGTCGCCGATAGCTTTGTTGAACGCTATAGCCCGGTTCGGGTCGCCCGCGTTCTGCTGACCATATTGCTCATCGGCACCCTCATCGTCTTCTGGGCTCCATCGGCAATCGCCTCCTATCTCGGCTTTGCTCTGATTGGTGTCGGCTCCTCAGCACTGTTCCCACTGGCCATGTCGGCCGCCGCGCAGCAAACCGACCGCCCCGCGGCGATCAATGTTGCAGCTCTCGCCCAGTTCTCCTTTACAGCCTTCTTGCTTGGCCCACCGCTTCTTGGCTTCATCGCCGAGCATTGGGGCATTCAGTGGACGTTCGGTGTGGGCCTGCCCCTAATCCTGATCAGCCTCCTCACCTCTCACGTTCTGGCGCCTAAGCCCGTTTCTACGACTGTTCCCCGATGA
- a CDS encoding septal ring lytic transglycosylase RlpA family protein translates to MTKKVLIVAASAAALFAFVPAAYAQCGGASWYGPGFHGKTAASGQVFNENAMTAAHRTLPFGTVVEVEDQRTGKSIEVTINDRGPFHGKRIIDLSKAAASALGFKNAGVTSVCIAQK, encoded by the coding sequence TTGACTAAGAAAGTCCTCATTGTTGCTGCCTCGGCTGCGGCACTCTTCGCCTTCGTCCCAGCAGCCTACGCCCAATGCGGCGGCGCCTCTTGGTACGGACCTGGCTTCCACGGCAAAACTGCTGCTTCTGGCCAAGTGTTCAACGAAAATGCAATGACCGCTGCGCACCGCACGCTTCCATTTGGAACCGTCGTGGAAGTTGAAGATCAACGCACCGGCAAATCAATCGAAGTCACCATCAACGACCGTGGTCCGTTCCATGGCAAGCGCATCATCGATCTGTCCAAGGCTGCAGCAAGCGCTCTTGGCTTTAAGAACGCTGGTGTTACTTCGGTTTGCATCGCGCAAAAATGA
- a CDS encoding peroxiredoxin yields the protein MAILIGDTAPDFTLESTEGTIHFHDFIEGSWAVLFSHPKNFTPVCTTELGYTAKLKPEFEKRGVKVLGLSVDKLEDHAGWASDIEETQGAALNFPLLADTKGEVARKYDMIHPNADNTLTVRSVFVIGPDKKVKLKIEYPASTGRNFDEVIRVIDSLQLTAKHQVATPVNWKSGDDVIIVPAVSNEQAKTKYPEGWTELKPYLRIVPQPKN from the coding sequence ATGGCGATCCTGATCGGCGATACCGCACCAGATTTCACCCTCGAAAGCACTGAGGGCACCATCCACTTCCACGACTTCATCGAAGGATCGTGGGCCGTTCTCTTCAGCCACCCGAAGAATTTCACACCGGTCTGCACCACCGAACTGGGCTACACCGCCAAGCTCAAGCCTGAGTTTGAAAAGCGCGGCGTCAAAGTTTTGGGCCTCTCGGTCGATAAGCTCGAAGATCACGCAGGCTGGGCCAGCGACATTGAGGAAACTCAGGGCGCGGCTCTTAACTTCCCGCTTCTGGCTGACACCAAGGGTGAAGTCGCACGCAAGTACGATATGATCCACCCCAATGCGGACAACACCCTCACCGTGCGTTCGGTCTTCGTCATCGGCCCGGACAAGAAGGTGAAGCTGAAAATTGAATACCCAGCGTCAACCGGCCGGAACTTTGATGAAGTCATCCGCGTCATCGACAGTCTCCAGCTCACCGCCAAGCATCAGGTGGCGACGCCGGTCAATTGGAAGAGCGGCGATGACGTGATCATCGTACCTGCTGTCTCCAACGAACAAGCCAAAACCAAATATCCTGAGGGCTGGACGGAACTAAAGCCATATCTGCGCATTGTTCCTCAGCCGAAGAACTAA
- a CDS encoding CreA family protein: MARVAVLATAALALVACGRQSEVGSVGVDWTGNDISIEAVADPNVQGIVCHLSYFNRSFIDRVSQGNWFEDPSHSALDCNAVGPINIGNIRTSSGGEEIFKQNRSLIWKSLRVTRIYDSANNALIYLAHAREVNQGSGKMSLSVVPLNGLDVTWENGAPATTPMQGSVMISGD; the protein is encoded by the coding sequence ATTGCCCGAGTTGCCGTTCTCGCCACTGCTGCGCTTGCCCTGGTCGCCTGTGGGCGTCAATCCGAAGTGGGCAGTGTTGGCGTCGACTGGACAGGCAATGACATCTCGATTGAGGCTGTCGCCGATCCCAATGTGCAAGGCATTGTCTGCCACCTCTCCTATTTCAACCGCTCGTTCATTGACCGCGTGAGTCAGGGCAATTGGTTTGAAGACCCCTCCCATTCCGCCCTCGACTGCAACGCTGTGGGCCCAATCAACATCGGCAACATCCGCACCAGCTCGGGTGGAGAAGAGATTTTCAAACAGAACCGCTCTCTGATTTGGAAGTCGCTCCGCGTCACCCGCATTTACGACAGCGCCAATAACGCCCTCATTTATCTCGCCCACGCGCGCGAAGTGAACCAGGGCTCTGGCAAAATGAGCCTCTCGGTGGTTCCCCTTAACGGGCTTGATGTCACTTGGGAAAATGGCGCTCCAGCCACCACGCCGATGCAGGGCTCCGTCATGATTTCGGGCGACTAG
- a CDS encoding amino acid ABC transporter permease translates to MTYEPRRPSLMSRTPWWLVTLALIFVLGFWAISADQTYSKIFDTVSGGVVTTLWVTLLAFAAAIVLGLLVALARTSGIRVLSEIATFYVELIRGIPILVFLFYIAFVAAPAMVSGFNWLFSPVIEQGWLAPATVRGFDFVWRAIFALTVCYSAFIAEIFRAGIESVDKGQIEAARALGLSRWNCFRHIIFPQAFRTVLPPLGNDFVSMVKDSALVSALGVQDITQLGKLSASNSFLFFETYNVVAFLYLTMTLSLSLLVRWLEKVMDRQNLR, encoded by the coding sequence ATGACTTATGAACCCCGCCGCCCCTCTCTTATGAGCCGCACGCCTTGGTGGCTGGTAACCCTTGCCCTGATCTTCGTTCTTGGCTTCTGGGCGATATCGGCCGATCAAACCTATTCGAAAATCTTCGACACGGTGTCGGGTGGCGTGGTCACGACGCTCTGGGTAACGCTGCTCGCCTTTGCCGCAGCAATCGTGCTCGGCCTTTTGGTGGCCTTAGCGCGCACCTCGGGCATTCGGGTCTTGAGCGAGATCGCAACATTTTACGTCGAGTTGATCCGCGGCATTCCCATCCTCGTCTTCCTCTTTTACATCGCCTTCGTTGCCGCCCCAGCTATGGTGTCCGGCTTTAATTGGCTCTTCTCGCCTGTGATCGAGCAGGGCTGGCTCGCTCCGGCCACTGTGCGCGGCTTTGATTTCGTCTGGCGCGCCATCTTCGCGCTCACGGTCTGCTACTCGGCCTTCATCGCCGAGATTTTCCGCGCCGGTATCGAGTCCGTCGACAAGGGCCAGATCGAAGCCGCGCGCGCGCTTGGTCTGTCGCGTTGGAATTGCTTCCGACACATCATCTTCCCGCAGGCGTTCCGCACAGTCCTGCCACCGCTCGGCAATGACTTTGTCTCTATGGTCAAAGATTCCGCGCTGGTCTCGGCCCTCGGCGTTCAGGACATTACCCAGCTGGGCAAGCTGTCCGCCTCGAACAGCTTCCTATTCTTCGAGACCTATAACGTTGTGGCCTTTCTCTATCTGACCATGACGCTGTCGCTTTCGCTGCTGGTGCGATGGCTCGAAAAAGTCATGGACCGACAAAACTTGCGCTAA